In Paroedura picta isolate Pp20150507F chromosome 6, Ppicta_v3.0, whole genome shotgun sequence, one genomic interval encodes:
- the LOC143840831 gene encoding E3 SUMO-protein ligase RanBP2-like — protein sequence MMRRSKAEVDRYVASLLASAPSPREKSMKGFFFAKLYYEAKEYDTAKRYISSYLSVQERDPKAHRFLGQLCEAEDNIEKAVGCYKRSVELNPTQKDLVLKIAELLCSTDVVDGRGKYWVERAAKLFPGSPSVFRLKERLLDCGGEDGWNQLFDLIQSELYARPDDVYVNIRLVKLYMSNKRLRDAVIHCREAERNISLQSSLEWCLCVVQTLKEYLKSIQDSESGKANWKRTHRDLLLAYSNLVVMMLSNRDVKESRESLESFDHALYSVKQHVTRDDELSITFLEMRGHFYMHAGTLLLKMAQQSEVQWRAVYELAALCYLIAFQVPRPKSKLIKGDQAEQEKLEMLACDRQSQSGHMLLNLSHSKHDFFKEIVESFANKSGQSALFDALFGTDSCRKSSFLGTDDIRNVGVQAPETMELTRYDIADDDCVRVITYGLHPKPHQEREAEYRGLIHPGFKNLQQEGENNIDWILSVFLLGVIFTSHLQSQETEKFHTLYTVHQPRFLPLPICKQLCTERQREWWDAAYNLVHKRAVPGTAAKVRLRVQHEINSLRALGNHGLQPALIIHWAKSLLKTGCGLNSFYDQREYIGRSVYYWKKVLPMLETIKKKKSIPEPINPLFKHFHIEDIQASQVEGYREEAHIAFAILDAVDGKTDDAMQAFEAIKNVVSYWNLALIFQRKAEEMENDALSPEEQEECRNYLKKSRDCLIKIIDESCTDATIIEKLPVSVETVKEMLEGVLQELGDNGEERSCALNNDMSQPADMENKHSTPSPTKFSLSPSKSYKFSPKTPPRWAEDQKSLLQMLCQQVESIKHEMQELKLNSSNTNISQRWPSESYATEAMPDGYQGAQNFHGAPLTVATTGPSVYYNPSPAYNSQYLLRTAATNVTPTKAPVYAVNRLTPQQHIYTYQQPMHTPPLPNTSCMFPQEMYNTPLRFDSPAAGILSPRGSEDYYNYSVPPTNTNPPLPEPGYFTKPSATPPVPRSTEPEVTELGKPNFGQPRPAEGAKPPSLMTPAHSSQSTTFKFNSNFKSNDGDFTFSSPQVVTQPHSAAYSNSESLLGLLTSDKPIKDDRYIGKKFADEPTTGPRSTFSFSIKNASVVSFTEKMGQNQPKHCSFTKGDGFSFQDLGKPMFSTPNSDIANRSHETDGSSPRGGDEDDDGPHFEPVVPLPDKIEVKTGEEDEEEIFCNRAKLFRFDAECREWKERGVGNVKILRHKITGKIRLLMRREQVLKICANHYISPEMTLMPNAGSDKSFVWHALDYADELPKPEQLAIRFKTPEEAMLFKSKFQEAQKSLKDSGPNVSEQTTQNSGSSREITRGAKDSNKPEPGFHFKSSTSSVSGGSQGSDSNMNSTAKNANTKSTFTVTSTGSIPASFSFDKGALATHAGHGFGEQFTLKKDQWYCNVCLVRNKEGAQKCIACQSPKPLQTAAVAVTSQTEPGHGFGEQFTLNKDQWYCNVCLVRNKESAQKCIACQSPKPLQTAAVAVTSQTEPGHGFGEQFTLKKDQWYCNVCLVRNKESAQKCIACQSPKPLQTAAVAVNSQTEPVAFKPNSESAQNTFGPISAQTENQWECRFCSVRNEADVSHCTSCKNPKGTSAPVFSPEAPFKFGQTDKPKVQQGDFGAAFLKKEGEWDCNTCLVRNKASLATCAACQTPNPCSSALCLPDNSVPPPVGFKSKLSEPTKGPLGTGFKSNISEQSFKFGHPADTEKSSSFMFQIPSGTEAKPIKSGFSFSMPVPPGGFKFGIQEPSKSVAKDEHNKEGSLVEKKDSEGEGGEKPQDPSSKPSSSLVFGQQSSTFTFADLAKTTDGEGFKFGKKDPNFKGFTGAGEKLFSSQGKTPAKANTSADLDKDDDSYRTEDNDDIHFEPVVQMPEKVELVTGEEDETVLYSQRVKLFRFDAETSQWKERGVGNLKILKNEVNGKLRMLMRREQVLKVCANHWITTTMNLKPLSGSDKAWMWLASDFSDGDAKLEQLAAKFKTPEQAGDFKQKFEECQRLLLDIPLQTPHKLVDTGKTAELIQKAEEMKSGLKDLKTFLTDDKTKLADEEHRSSVSAAGTSDLIIKPHAESTGPTLEWDNYDLQGEALEGGSNSSAAYAFPRASSPVRKNLFRFGESTAGFNFSFKSALSPSKSPSKLNQSRTSVGTDEESDVTQEDERDAQYFEPVVPLPDLVEVTSGEENEQVVFSHRAKLYRYDKDANQWKERGIGDIKILQNYDTKQVRIVMRRDQVLKLCANHRITHDMNIQQMKGSERAWVWTACDFADGERKVELLAVRFKLQDVADSFKQIFEEARCAQEKDALITPLCSRASTPKESLCGKIAVAVLEETTRERTDLKQKEEQNETVDETVETSAVLSTSETPTKAVVSPPKFVFGSESVKSIFSNEKSKPFTFGNTSATGTLFGFSFYAPPKSQNDSSVCQTVAQKEAGDVFGTVNCKAAGHEDAGGWKSSDGKEAQVATSKVEGPSNFSFKIPEKGTLEFRGFVLKLKVFNAEGFGGSTVKILKTISPKNMLMLSGVCIVLVEYTCKLVGLMKTSDTGNQCIRSGNVHCVGSQGALQWNEMCCDNKLLSNKAWCDFGQLAFVGSILTSTYVVHLTAEVKKEPETVTSDDVLIVYELTPTPEQRVLADSLRLPPTFFCYKNRPGYLSSDDDDDEDYETAVKNLNGKLYPDEPKEPATSKETDGDEDGAIEQLGAIEHSEILTILKYLQSIFKFLIHST from the exons ATGATGAGGCGCAGCAAGGCGGAGGTGGATCGCTACGTCGCTTCCTTGCTGGCCTCGGCCCCGTCGCCCAGAGAG AAATCCATGAAGGGATTCTTTTTTGCTAAGCTATACTATGAAGCAAAGGAATATGACACTGCTAAAAG GTACATATCTTCATATCTCAGTGTCCAAGAAAGAGACCCCAAGGCACATAGATTCTTGGGCCAACTCTGTGAAGCTGAAGATAATATAGAAAAAGCTGTTGGGTGTTACAAG CGCTCAGTGGAACTGAATCCAACACAGAAAGATCTCGTATTGAAGATTGCAGAGCTGTTATGCAGTACTGATGTTGTTGATGGAAGAGGAAAATACTGGGTTGAGAGAGCAGCTAAATTGTTTCCTGGAAGCCCTTCGGTTTTCCGATTGAAG gAGCGCCTGTTGGATTGCGGAGGTGAAGATGGCTGGAATCAACTTTTTGATTTGATTCAGTCTGAATTGTATGCCAGACCAGATGATGTATATGTTAACATCAGATTAGTAAAGCTGTATATGTCAAACAAAAGACTAAGAGATGCTGTGATACATTGTCGAGAAGCAGAGAGAAATATCTCTTTACAGTCAAGCTTGGAATGGTGCTTGTGTGTTGTACAGACTCTTAAG GAATATCTGAAATCCATACAGGATTCTGAGTCTGGAAAAGCTAATTGGAAAAGAACTCACCGGGACCTATTGTTGGCTTACTCTAATCTCGTCGTAATGATGCTTTCAAACAGAGATGTAAAAGAGAGTAGAGAATCCCTTGAAAG CTTTGATCATGCACTTTATTCAGTGAAGCAGCATGTAACTAGAGATGATGAGTTGTCTATAACCTTCCTGGAAATGAGAGGCCACTTCTACATGCATGCTGGaactctgcttttaaaaatggcCCAGCAAAGTGAGGTGCAGTGGAGAGCTGTTTATGAATTGGCAGCGTTGTGTTACCTTATAGCTTTCCAG GTTCCTAGACCAAAGTCAAAACTAATAAAAGGAGATCAAGCTGAGCAAGAGAAGCTGGAAATGTTAGCCTGTGACCGACAGAGCCAATCTG GCCACATGCTGCTAAACCTTAGTCACAGCAAGCATGACTTCTTCAAGGAGATTGTTGAATCGTTTGCAAACAAGAGTGGGCAATCTGCTTTATTTGATGCACTATTTGGGACTGATTCTTGTAGAAAGAGTTCCTTCCTTGGCACTGATGATATCCGAAATGTTGGTGTACAGGCACCAGAAACCATGGAGCTAACTAGATATGATATTG CAGATGATGACTGTGTGCGAGTCATCACCTATGGGTTACATCCAAAGCCCCACCAAGAGAGGGAAGCTGAATATCGTGGTCTGATACACCCAGGCTTTAAGAACCTGCAACAGGAAGGAGAGAACAACATAGACTGGATCTTAAGC GTATTTCTACTCGGAGTGATCTTTACCAGTCACTTGCAGTCCCAGGAAACAGAGAAGTTTCATACTCTGTACACTGTCCATCAGCCTCGGTTTCTGCCATTGCCAATATGCAAGCAGCTTTGTACTGAAAGGCAAAGAGAGTGGTGGGATGCCGCTTATAATCTTGTTCACAAACGGGCCGT ACCGGGGACAGCAGCAAAAGTGAGACTTCGAGTTCAGCATGAAATAAACAGCTTAAGAGCCTTGGGAAACCATGGGCTTCAACCAGCTCTAATTATACACTGGGCAAAAAGTCTTCTTAAAACA GGCTGTGGCCTTAATTCTTTCTATGACCAAAGGGAATACATTGGACGCAGTGTTTATTATTGGAAAAAAGTTTTGCCAATGCTTGAGAcaatcaagaaaaagaaaagtattCCTGAGCCAATTAATCCTTTGTTCAAGCATTTTCACATTGAAGATATTCAG GCTTCCCAGGTTGAAGGATATCGAGAGGAAGCACACATAGCATTTGCTATATTGGATGCTGTTGATGGGAAGACAGATGATGCTATGCAAGCATTTGAAGCTATTAAAAACGTTGTCTCATACTGGAATCTTGCTCTG ATTTTCCAGAGGAAGGCAGAAGAGATGGAGAATGATGCTCTGTCaccagaagaacaagaagaatgcAGGAATTATCTAAAGAAAAGCAGAGACTGTCTCATCAAGATAATTGATGAAAGTTGCACAGATGCGACAATAATAGAAAAG CTGCCTGTATCTGTAGAAACGGTTAAGGAGATGTTGGAAGGTGTATTGCAAGAACTTGGAGACAACGGTGAAGAAAGGAGTTGTGCTTTGAACAATGACATGAGCCAACCAGCTGACATGGAAAATAAGCATTCTACTCCATCACCCACAAAATTCTCACTGTCTCCAAGTAAAAGCTACAAG ttcTCTCCCAAAACTCCTCCTCGCTGGGCAGAGGATCAAAAATCTCTCCTTCAGATGCTGTGCCAGCAAGTAGAATCTATCAAG CATGAGATGCAAGAGTTGAAACTTAACAGTTCAAACACAAACATATCTCAGCGGTGGCCTTCTGAAAGTTATGCAACGGAAGCAATGCCAGATGGCTATCAAGGAGCACAGAACTTTCATGGAGCACCACTAACAG TTGCTACAACAGGTCCCTCTGTCTACTACAACCCATCTCCAGCTTATAATTCTCAATATCTTCTACGAACAGCTGCTACCAACGTGACTCCCACAAAG GCTCCTGTCTACGCTGTGAATAGACTTACCCCTCAGCAACATATATATACTTATCAACAGCCGATGCATACTCCTCCACTACCAAATACCTCTTGTATGTTTCCACAAGAAATGTATAATACTCCGCTGCGTTTTGACTCTCCTGCAGCTGGAATTCTGTCACCTCGTGGTAGTGAAGACTATTACAATTACAGTGTTCCACCCACAAACACAAATCCGCCACTCCCTGAGCCAGGCTATTTCACCAAACCTTCAGCCACACCTCCTGTTCCAAGATCCACAGAGCCAGAGGTGACAGAACTTGGGAAGCCTAATTTTGGACAGCCTAGGCCAGCAGAGGGAGCCAAGCCGCCTTCATTGATGACCCCTGCTCATTCTAGTCAATCGACTACATTCAAATTCAATTCTAATTTCAAATCTAACGATGGGGATTTTACTTTTTCGTCACCTCAAGTTGTAACGCAACCCCACAGTGCAGCTTATAGTAACAGCGAAAGCCTTTTGGGCCTTCTGACATCAGATAAACCTATAAAAGATGATCGCTATATAGGGAAAAAGTTTGCCGATGAACCTACCACTGGGCCGCGCAGCACCTTCAGCTTCAGCATCAAGAATGCTTCAGTCGTTTCATTCACAGAAAAAATGGGCCAGAACCAACCCAAGCACTGTAGTTTCACTAAGGGGGATGGATTCAGCTTCCAGGATCTAGGCAAGCCTATGTTCAGTACTCCAAATTCAGACATAGCGAACAGAAGTCATGAAACAGATGGCAGCAGTCCCCGTGGtggtgatgaagatgatgatgggCCACATTTTGAACCTGTCGTCCCACTGCCTGACAAGATCGAGGTAAAAACGGGTgaggaggatgaagaagaaaTCTTTTGCAACAGGGCAAAGCTCTTCCGTTTTGATGCTGAATGCAGAGAGTGGAAAGAAAGGGGTGTTGGTAATGTGAAAATTCTAAGGCATAAGATAACTGGCAAAATCAGACTACTGATGAGGCGAGAGCAGGTATTGAAAATCTGTGCAAATCATTATATAAGTCCTGAAATGACTTTGATGCCAAATGCTGGGTCAGACAAATCATTCGTTTGGCATGCCTTAGACTATGCAGATGAATTGCCAAAACCTGAACAACTGGCCATCAGATTTAAAACACCAGAAGAAGCGATGCTGTTCAAGAGCAAATTTCAAGAGGCTCAGAAAAGCTTGAAAGACTCTGGACCAAATGTTAGTGAACAGACCACTCAAAATAGTGGTTCCTCAAGAGAAATAACTCGAGGTGCAAAGGATTCCAATAAGCCTGAGCCTGGATTCCATTTCAAGAGTAGTACATCTTCTGTCAGTGGTGGCAGCCAAGGTTCAGACTCGAACATGAACAGTACAGCAAAAAATGCTAATACCAAAAGTACATTTACAGTTACATCAACAGGGTCTATACCTGCATCTTTTTCCTTTGATAAGGGCGCTCTGGCAACACATGCTGGGCATGGATTTGGCGAGCAGTTTACGTTGAAGAAAGATCAGTGGTACTGTAATGTATGCCTGGTTAGAAATAAAGAAGGTGCACAGAAATGCATAGCATGCCAGAGCCCAAAGCCACTTCAAACAGCAGCAGTGGCTGTGACTTCTCAGACAGAACCTGGGCATGGATTTGGCGAGCAGTTCACATTGAATAAAGATCAGTGGTACTGTAATGTATGCCTGGTTAGAAATAAAGAAAGTGCACAGAAATGCATAGCATGCCAGAGCCCAAAGCCACTTCAAACAGCAGCAGTGGCTGTGACTTCTCAGACAGAACCTGGGCATGGATTTGGCGAGCAGTTCACATTGAAGAAAGATCAGTGGTACTGTAATGTATGCCTGGTTAGAAATAAAGAAAGTGCACAGAAATGCATAGCATGCCAGAGCCCAAAGCCACTTCAAACAGCAGCAGTGGCTGTGAATTCTCAGACAGAACCTGTCGCTTTCAAACCAAACAGTGAAAGCGCACAGAATACCTTTGGACCCATTTCTGCTCAAACAGAAAACCAGTGGGAATGCAGGTTCTGTTCTGTAAGAAACGAAGCCGATGTGTCTCATTGTACTAGCTGCAAGAATCCCAAGGGAACTAGTGCACCAGTATTTAGTCCTGAAGCCCCATTCAAATTTGGCCAAACAGATAAACCAAAGGTCCAACAAGGTGACTTTGGGGCTGCTTTTTtgaaaaaggaaggtgaatgggaCTGCAATACATGCTTAGTACGAAATAAAGCTTCTTTGGCAACTTGTGCAGCGTGTCAGACTCCAAATCCATGTAGTAGTGCTCTGTGCCTACCTGATAATAGTGTGCCTCCTCCGGTTGGCTTCAAGAGCAAGTTATCAGAACCCACCAAAGGACCTCTGGGGACAGGTTTTAAGAGTAACAtttcagaacaaagttttaaaTTTGGCCACCCTGCAGATACAGAGAAGTCTTCTTCCTTcatgtttcagattccttctgGTACAGAAGCTAAGCCTATAAAGAGTGGATTTAGTTTTTCAATGCCTGTCCCCCCAGGTGGATTTAAATTTGGTATACAGGAGCCTAGCAAAAGTGTTGCAAAAGATGAACACAATAAAGAAGGTAGCCTTGTTGAAAAGAAGGACTCCGAGGGAGAAGGTGGAGAGAAACCTCAGGATCCATCCAGCAAACCGAGCAGCAGTTTAGTTTTTGGTCAGCAAAGTAGCACTTTCACTTTTGCAGATCTTGCGAAAACAACAGATGGCGAAGGATTTAAGTTTGGTAAAAAGGATCCCAATTTTAAGGGATTTACAGGTGCCGGTGAAAagctcttttcttctcaaggtaaAACTCCAGCCAAAGCAAATACTTCTGCTGATCTTGACAAGGATGATGATTCCTATAGAACGGAAGACAATGACGACATTCACTTTGAACCTGTCGTCCAGATGCCCGAGAAAGTGGAGCTTGTCACCGGTGAAGAGGACGAGACAGTGTTGTACTCACAAAGGGTAAAATTGTTCCGGTTTGATGCAGAGACTAGCCAGTGGAAAGAACGGGGTGTGGGCAACTTAAAAATTCTCAAGAATGAAGTTAACGGCAAGTTGCGGATGCTGATGCGACGTGAGCAGGTACTAAAAGTGTGTGCAAACCACTGGATCACAACCACCATGAACCTGAAGCCCCTGTCTGGCTCAGACAAAGCATGGATGTGGCTGGCCAGTGACTTTTCTGATGGTGATGCAAAGCTGGAGCAGTTGGCAGCTAAATTCAAAACCCCAGAGCAGGCTGGGGATTTCAAGCAGAAATTTGAAGAATGTCAAAGGCTGCTGCTGGACATACCACTCCAAACGCCACACAAACTTGTGGATACGGGGAAAACGGCTGAGCTCATACAGAAAGCAGAAGAAATGAAAAGTGGGTTGAAAGATCTCAAAACCTTCCTGACGGACGATAAAACTAAGCTTGCCGATGAAGAACATAGAAGCTCTGTCTCTGCTGCTGGCACTTCTGATTTGATTATAAAACCACATGCTGAGAGCACTGGACCTACATTAGAATGGGACAACTATGACTTGCAGGGGGAAGCACTGGAAGGTGGTTCCAATAGTTCTGCTGCGTATGCATTCCCTCGGGCCAGTAGCCCTGTGAGGAAAAACCTGTTCCGGTTTGGAGAATCTACAGCAGGGTTTAATTTTAGTTTCAAATCTGCCCTGAGTCCCTCAAAGTCTCCTTCCAAGCTCAACCAGAGCAGGACTTCCGTAGGCACAGATGAGGAGTCAGACGTCACCCAAGAAGATGAAAGAGATGCTCAGTACTTTGAGCCAGTGGTGCCTTTACCGGATCTTGTAGAGGTAACAAGTGGTGAAGAAAATGAGCAAGTGGTCTTCAGCCACCGAGCCAAGCTCTACAGATACGATAAAGATGCCAATCAGTGGAAGGAAAGAGGTATTGGGGATATCAAGATCTTGCAGAATTATGACACTAAGCAAGTTCGTATAGTCATGAGAAGGGATCAGGTGCTAAAGCTCTGTGCCAATCACAGAATAACCCACGATATGAACATCCAGCAGATGAAGGGATCGgagagggcatgggtgtggactGCATGCGACTTTGCTGACGGGGAAAGAAAAGTAGAGCTCTTGGCTGTGCGATTTAAGTTGCAAGATGTTGCTGACTCCTTTAAGCAAATTTTTGAGGAAGCAAGATGCGCTCAAGAAAAAGATGCCTTAATCACGCCACTCTGCTCACGGGCTAGTACTCCAAAAGAATCTCTGTGTGGAAAAATTGCTGTTGCCGTCCTGGAAGAAACCACCAGGGAGAGAACTGATCTAAAGCAAAAAGAAGAACAAAACGAAACGGTTGACGAAACAGTAGAAACTTCAGCAGTGCTAAGTACATCTGAGACACCGACAAAAGCAGTGGTTTCACCACCTAAATTTGTGTTTGGCTCAGAATCTGTCAAAAGTATCTTCAGCAATGAGAAATCAAAGCCTTTCACATTTGGAAACACATCGGCAACAGGAACTTTGTTTGGTTTCAGTTTTTATGCTCCTCCCAAGAGCCAGAATGATAGTTCAGTATGTCAAACCGTGGCACAGAAAGAAGCAGGGGACGTGTTTGGCACCGTAAACTGCAAAGCTGCTGGACATGAGGACGCTGGGGGCTGGAAATCCTCTGATGGCAAGGAAGCTCAAGTGGCTACCTCCAAAGTGGAAGGACCTTCGAACTTTTCATTCAAAATACCAGAAAAAG GAACACTGGAATTTCGTGGCTTTGTTCTGAAGTTAAAAGTATTTAATGCTGAAGGGTTTGGAGGAAGCACTGTAAAAATTTTGAAAACAATTTCACCCAAGAATATGCTTATGCTTAGCGGTGTTTGTATTGTCTTGGTAGAATATACTTGCA AATTAGTAGGCTTGATGAAGACTTCTGATACAGGAAATCAGTGTATACGAAGTGGCAATGT CCATTGTGTTGGATCCCAAGGTGCTCTTCAGTGGAACGAAATGTGCTGTGACAACAAGCTGCTGTCTAACAAAGCATGGTGTGACTTTGGTCAATTGGCCTTTGTTGGAAGTATACTCACTTCAACCTATGTTGTCCATCTTACTG ctGAAGTtaagaaggagccagagactgttACTTCAGATGATGTATTAATTGTCTATGAATTAACACCCACTCCTGAACAAAGAGTTCTTGCAGACTCCCTGAGATTGCCACCAACATTCTTCTGCTACAAAAACAGACCGGGTTATCTGAGTAGTGATGACGATGATG ATGAGGACTATGAAACAGCAGTGAAGAACCTTAATGGAAAGTTGTATCCTGATGAGCCTAAAGAACCAGCAACGTCAAAGGAAACTGATGGAG ACGAAGATGGTGCAATAGAACAATTGGGTGCAATAGAACACAGTGAGATCTTAACGATTTTGAAATATCTTCAATCCATTTTCAAGTTCCTGATTCATTCGACTTAA
- the LOC143840296 gene encoding E3 SUMO-protein ligase RanBP2-like yields MLPPTFLCGIGSDTEEDNDNAEDFQTELRKIQETKELQTGEVTSSVDVRTIVEDAPVAAASRNEELHSATESIETTQTLLGTDDKPVDLSTKKENDSDSTASTIKENQPFSFDLGNIHGLSFADLASNNSGDFAFGSKDKNFKWADTGATVFGAQPASKGENEDDGSDEEVIHNDDIHFEPIVSLPEVEVKSGEEDEEIIFKERSKLYRWDREVNQWKERGVGEIKILFHTQKKCYRVLMRRDQVLKVCANHIITKAMELKPLNTSNNAMVWTATDYTDGEAKVEQLAVRFKNQELADSFKRRFEECQQSLSELQKGHVSLAAELSKETNPVVYLDISADNELLGRITLELFSNIVPRTAENFRALCTGEKGFGFRNSIFHRVIPGFMCQGGDITKQDGTGGRSIYGDTFEDENFEVKHTGPGLLSMANRGRDTNNSQFFITLKKAEHLDFKHVVFGFVRDGMDIVKQIESFGSPKGTVSKGIVISDCGQI; encoded by the exons ATGCTTCCTCCAACATTTCTTTGTGGTATAGGCAGTGATACTGAAGAAGACAATGATAATGCGGAAGACTTTCAAACAGAGCTTCGAAAAATTCAAGAAACTAAG GAACTTCAAACAGGTGAAGTCACAAGTTCAGTTGATGTGAGGACCATAGTGGAAGATGCACCTGTTGCAGCAGCCAGTAGAAATGAAGAATTGCACTCTGCTACAGAATCTATAGAAACGACACAGACTTTACTGGGAACAGATGATAAACCTGTTGATTTGTcaactaaaaaagaaaatgattcaGATTCTACAGCATCTACCATCAAGG AAAACCAACCTTTCTCATTTGACCTTGGCAACATACATGGCTTGTCTTTTGCTGATCTGGCTTCAAATAATTCTGGGGATTTTGCTTTTGGTTCTAAAG ACAAAAACTTCAAGTGGGCAGATACAGGCGCAACTGTATTTGGAGCCCAACCAGCTTCCAAAGGAGAGAATGAAGATGATGGGAGTGATGAAGAAGTCATACATAATGATGATATTCATTTTGAGCCAATAGTATCTCTGCCAGAG GTTGAGGTGAAGTcaggagaagaagatgaagaaattATTTTCAAAGAAAGGTCCAAACTCTACAGATGGGACAGAGAAGTCAATCAGTGGAAGGAACGTGGTGTGGGAGAAATAAAAATCCTGTTCCATACACAGAAGAAATGCTATAGAGTTTTAATGAGAAGGGACCAAGTTCTTAAAGTATGTGCAAACCATATAATCACAAAAGCGATGGAATTAAAACCCTTGAATACCTCAAACAATGCTATGGTGTGGACTGCTACAGATTACACGG ATGGTGAAGCTAAAGTAGAACAACTTGCAGTCCGATTTAAAAACCAAGAACTGGCTGATTCCTTCAAGAGGAGATTTGAAGAGTGTCAACAAAGCTTATCAGAGCTACAGAAAGGCCATGTATCTCTAGCAGCAGAACTATCAAAGGAAACTAACCCTGTGGTATATCTTGACATTTCTGCTGACAATGAACTTCTAGGTCGCATAACCTTGGAATTGTTTTCAAATATTGTTCCTCGAACAGCAGAGAACTTCAGAGCACTGTGCACAGGGGAAAAAGGATTTGGTTTCAGAAACTCTATATTTCACAGAGTAATTCCAGGTTTTATGTGCCAG GGAGGCGACATCACTAAACAGGATGGTACCGGGGGACGATCTATTTATGGAGATACGTTTGAGGATGAAAACTTCGAAGTAAAACACACTGGCCCTGGCTTACTGTCCATGGCAAATCGTGGCAGAGACACCAACAATTCCCAGTTTTTTATTACTCTAAAAAAGGCAGAACATTTGGACTTTAAACATGTTGTCTTTGGGTTTGTGAGGGATGGCATGGATATTGTGAAGCAAATCGAATCTTTTGGAAGTCCTAAAGGAACAGTGTCCAAAGGAATTGTGATTTCAGACTGTGGACAAATATAA